The following are encoded in a window of Paenibacillus polymyxa genomic DNA:
- a CDS encoding CgeB family protein encodes MKDVNDQQSGNEREAYRCGYREGRRMGGCTAALSQVVAIQPAVRHLKVLYIPQGFAAIDTGVQEALGQICSSCVIGTPATMLADAEAQRPDLVLVMNGLHVFPADHLEQVQQIRALGIRTAIWFVDDPYFTEDTALICQSYDVVFTHEISCLPFYRDQGVTRVHYLPLAASARIFYPRRVEREHQHDICFIGNAFWNRVKLFDHLAPFLADKRVLIVGGHWDRLTRRDVLERFIRPGFMEPEETAQYYNGSKIVINMHRPTDPGLDNRNTHQLSAESINPRTYEISACGTLQMTDVRKDLSRYYRPGYDIETFSGAEELKVKLDYYLKHDWERERMAWRALYTTMQKHMYSNRMEELLDKAMA; translated from the coding sequence GTGAAGGATGTGAACGATCAACAAAGCGGAAATGAACGCGAAGCGTACCGATGCGGCTATCGGGAAGGACGCAGAATGGGCGGTTGCACGGCTGCTCTGTCACAGGTCGTGGCAATACAGCCTGCTGTTCGTCATTTGAAAGTGTTGTATATTCCGCAAGGTTTCGCAGCTATAGACACAGGTGTGCAAGAGGCATTAGGCCAAATATGCAGCTCTTGCGTCATCGGTACGCCTGCTACGATGCTAGCTGACGCCGAGGCTCAACGTCCAGACCTCGTGCTGGTCATGAACGGGCTGCATGTTTTTCCGGCGGATCATCTGGAGCAGGTGCAACAAATACGAGCCCTAGGCATTCGGACGGCCATATGGTTTGTAGATGATCCTTACTTTACGGAGGATACGGCGTTGATCTGTCAATCCTACGATGTCGTATTTACGCACGAAATTTCTTGCCTGCCGTTTTATCGCGATCAGGGAGTAACGAGGGTTCACTATTTGCCGCTGGCTGCGTCAGCTCGTATCTTTTATCCCCGAAGAGTAGAGCGGGAGCATCAGCATGATATTTGCTTCATTGGAAATGCCTTCTGGAACCGTGTGAAGCTGTTCGACCACCTTGCTCCCTTCTTGGCGGACAAAAGAGTGCTGATCGTAGGTGGGCACTGGGATCGGCTGACCCGGCGGGATGTGCTGGAACGCTTTATCCGTCCGGGTTTTATGGAGCCGGAAGAGACCGCTCAATATTATAACGGCTCCAAAATTGTCATCAATATGCACCGCCCGACAGACCCCGGACTGGATAATCGGAATACACACCAGCTTTCAGCGGAGTCCATCAATCCTCGGACATACGAAATTTCTGCTTGCGGCACGCTTCAAATGACGGATGTTCGGAAGGATTTGAGCCGTTATTACCGACCAGGCTATGACATTGAAACCTTCTCTGGAGCAGAGGAACTGAAAGTGAAGCTGGACTACTATCTCAAGCATGACTGGGAACGCGAACGCATGGCCTGGCGCGCATTGTACACGACTATGCAAAAGCATATGTACTCCAATCGCATGGAAGAACTGCTGGACAAGGCGATGGCCTAA